A single window of Insulibacter thermoxylanivorax DNA harbors:
- a CDS encoding PspA/IM30 family protein has translation MSVFKRLFRIGKANVNAALDKLEDPVKMIDQILRELDEDIAKMTAAVTSQMAVEKRFERELRETENIIARRDEQARVAVERGEDDLAREALIDKKRHMEKLEALKANYEKAKATADRLRKQLDDMKNRVQDMKTKRSALIAQAEAAKATKKITKTMSGVGTANLAESFYKMEEKIQQMHDEAQAAQELAESERALDYKFEEMLSKTADQEVEDELAQLKASLKK, from the coding sequence ATGAGTGTATTCAAGAGACTATTCCGCATCGGCAAGGCCAATGTAAACGCCGCCCTCGACAAACTGGAAGATCCCGTCAAGATGATCGATCAGATCCTGCGTGAGCTGGACGAGGATATCGCGAAGATGACCGCTGCTGTGACTTCGCAGATGGCCGTTGAGAAACGCTTCGAACGGGAGCTTCGAGAAACGGAGAACATCATCGCTAGGCGGGATGAGCAAGCCCGGGTTGCTGTAGAACGCGGCGAAGATGATCTGGCAAGAGAAGCCCTGATCGATAAGAAACGTCATATGGAGAAGCTCGAAGCGCTGAAGGCCAACTATGAGAAAGCCAAAGCGACGGCCGACCGTCTGCGCAAGCAGCTTGATGATATGAAGAACCGCGTACAAGACATGAAGACGAAGCGCAGCGCTCTGATCGCACAAGCTGAGGCAGCCAAGGCGACGAAGAAGATTACGAAGACGATGAGCGGTGTCGGCACGGCTAATCTCGCCGAAAGCTTCTATAAGATGGAAGAGAAAATCCAGCAAATGCATGACGAAGCGCAAGCAGCTCAAGAACTGGCTGAGAGCGAACGTGCCCTTGATTATAAATTTGAAGAGATGCTCAGCAAAACTGCAGATCAAGAAGTTGAAGACGAACTGGCACAACTTAAAGCATCGCTTAAGAAATAA